The DNA region CCGACACGCTCGCCCTGGACGCGCGCCGCCGCCGCGCGTGAGCGGTGGGGTGGGGGCGGCCGCCTGCGTTCCCGACGCAGGTCGGCGCGCCCCGCCGCCGCGTCAGGGCGTCCGGCCGAGCAGCCCGGCCGTCGCCCGCACCGCACGCAGGAACCCTGACACGCGCGGCAGGCCGAGCTCCAGGTTGCGGCGCGCGTTGGCGTAGCCGATCCGCAGGTGGCCCTCCATCTGCATCACGCTGCCGGGCACGAACATCACGCCCGTCTGGTCCAGCAGGCGCAGGCACAGCTCCACCGACGGGATCGGGATGTCGTACTTCACCAGCGCCGTGGTGCCGGACCGGGGCTTCACATAGCTCAGGCCCGGCTCGGCCTGCACCCACGCATCCAGCAGCGCGAGGTTCTCGCGCAGCAATGTGCGGTTGCGCGACAGGATGGCCTCGCGGTGCTGCAGCGCCATGCTCGCGAACAGGTCGTCCAGCACGCCCACGCTGATGGTGTTGTAGTGCCGGTGCACCGTCACGTCCCGGAGGAACGCCGCCGGCCCCACGATCCAGCCCAGCCGCAGGCCGGCCAGCGAGTACGCCTTCGACATGCTGCCGGTGCTGATGCCGCGGTCGTACAGGTCCGCGATCGACGCCGTGAAGCCGGTGCCGTCGTGGTCCACGCCGCGGTACACC from Gemmatimonadaceae bacterium includes:
- a CDS encoding aminotransferase; this encodes MHIEEFGVEQWMDAHEDHCEFNLAETCVDSLHVHELLALAGRSDTILDELRAIKLTYGAIEGSARLRTLVAGLFRRQVPENVTITHGAAGGNALVYETLVGRGDHVISLVPNYQQHYSIPEAFGGEVDFLPLREADGYLPDLDALQALLRPDTKLVVFSNPNNPTGALMDRPMLEAIVRLVAPTGAWILSDEVYRGVDHDGTGFTASIADLYDRGISTGSMSKAYSLAGLRLGWIVGPAAFLRDVTVHRHYNTISVGVLDDLFASMALQHREAILSRNRTLLRENLALLDAWVQAEPGLSYVKPRSGTTALVKYDIPIPSVELCLRLLDQTGVMFVPGSVMQMEGHLRIGYANARRNLELGLPRVSGFLRAVRATAGLLGRTP